One Thioalkalivibrio sp. ALJ12 genomic window carries:
- a CDS encoding UDP-glucuronic acid decarboxylase family protein — protein sequence MQYSLRKKVLVTGGAGFLGSRLCERLLQEGHEVLCVDNFFTGSRDNIRDLVPNPLFEVVRHDITQPLYVEADEIYNLACPASPVHYQFDPVQTTKVCVHGAINMLGLAKRTGARILQASTSEVYGDPEVHPQKEDYWGRVNPIGPRACYDEAKRCSETLFFDYRRQHAMPIKVARIFNTYGPRMQPRDGRVISNFVVQALQGEPITIYGSGDQTRSFCFVDDMVQGLMDLMKTDDGFTGPINLGNPQEVSVLDLARQIIRQTGSNSPLVHEDPPEDDPRQRRPDISLARDELGWQPTVPLEAGLEQTISWFHDLRARGLA from the coding sequence ATGCAATACAGCCTTCGAAAGAAAGTCCTGGTCACGGGTGGCGCCGGGTTTCTGGGGTCCCGCTTGTGCGAGCGACTCTTGCAGGAGGGGCACGAAGTGTTGTGCGTGGATAACTTCTTTACAGGCTCCCGCGACAATATTCGAGATCTTGTTCCCAACCCGCTATTCGAAGTGGTGCGGCACGATATTACGCAGCCCCTGTATGTCGAGGCGGACGAGATCTACAACCTGGCATGCCCGGCTTCACCCGTGCATTATCAGTTTGACCCCGTTCAGACGACCAAGGTGTGCGTGCATGGTGCGATCAACATGCTGGGTCTGGCCAAGAGGACCGGTGCCCGGATCCTCCAGGCATCGACCAGCGAGGTGTACGGCGACCCGGAAGTGCACCCCCAGAAGGAAGACTACTGGGGCCGCGTGAACCCCATTGGCCCGCGCGCCTGCTACGACGAAGCCAAGCGCTGTTCCGAAACCCTGTTCTTTGACTATCGGCGCCAGCATGCGATGCCGATCAAGGTGGCTCGCATCTTCAATACCTACGGGCCAAGGATGCAGCCGCGCGATGGTCGAGTCATTTCCAATTTCGTCGTTCAGGCGCTGCAGGGCGAGCCCATCACGATCTACGGCAGCGGTGATCAGACGCGCTCATTCTGTTTTGTCGATGACATGGTCCAGGGCCTGATGGACCTGATGAAAACGGACGACGGCTTTACCGGCCCAATCAATCTGGGCAACCCGCAGGAAGTGTCAGTACTCGATCTGGCACGCCAGATTATCCGACAGACGGGCTCGAACTCACCGCTGGTCCACGAAGACCCGCCAGAGGATGATCCGCGGCAACGCCGGCCCGACATTTCCCTGGCGAGGGACGAACTCGGGTGGCAGCCTACCGTTCCACTCGAGGCGGGCCTGGAGCAGACGATCTCATGGTTCCACGACCTGCGCGCGCGAGGGTTGGCTTGA
- a CDS encoding DUF563 domain-containing protein → MGNEVSDACNYYHFWLDTVGDLLMLRDTLPSSLQPDRFLVSHAGAPWQDEILHRMGIAPEQVTRYADHERLTADELLVPLRGKGAVGVTPGLVNRIRREVNPRIDAPQAGRLLYISRGDSPRRTVTNEAEVRDLVRRYGIEVLELSGMSVADQIDLFASARLVVATHGAGLTNLMWCQEGTTVIELLPDRHRNPCFRDICAQRQLRHDAILCPQAGATKGLDAPMTVTLDELHALLLRYGPHDCR, encoded by the coding sequence TTGGGCAATGAAGTGAGTGATGCCTGCAACTACTACCATTTCTGGCTGGATACGGTCGGAGACTTGCTGATGCTGCGCGATACGCTCCCTTCGAGCCTGCAGCCGGATCGCTTTTTGGTGTCCCATGCCGGAGCACCCTGGCAGGATGAAATACTGCACCGGATGGGCATCGCGCCGGAGCAAGTCACTCGATATGCCGACCACGAGCGGTTAACGGCTGATGAGCTTCTTGTGCCTCTCCGGGGCAAGGGTGCCGTAGGTGTCACGCCTGGGCTCGTCAACCGTATCCGCCGCGAGGTCAATCCGCGCATTGACGCGCCACAAGCCGGCCGCTTGCTCTATATCTCCAGGGGCGACAGCCCTCGCCGAACGGTCACAAACGAAGCGGAGGTTCGCGATCTGGTTCGGCGTTATGGCATAGAGGTGCTGGAGCTATCCGGCATGAGCGTAGCCGACCAGATCGACCTGTTCGCCTCGGCACGGCTAGTGGTCGCCACACATGGCGCAGGTCTAACCAACCTGATGTGGTGCCAGGAAGGGACCACCGTGATCGAACTGCTGCCGGACCGTCATCGAAACCCATGCTTTCGCGATATTTGTGCACAACGGCAGCTCAGGCATGACGCTATCCTTTGTCCGCAGGCCGGGGCCACGAAGGGACTTGATGCGCCTATGACGGTCACGCTTGACGAATTGCACGCGTTGTTACTCCGCTATGGACCACATGACTGCCGTTAA
- a CDS encoding transposase: MARLVLPHMPHHVMRRAQPAGVFCRGEDCERFLEGLRELSCALEIRVYAYCPMTNHVHLLQGPGEEVAAIGWLTKVLAASTTRYCNQIEGLIRYVVGRTL; this comes from the coding sequence ATGGCGCGACTGGTGCTGCCGCATATGCCGCACCATGTAATGCGGCGCGCACAACCGGCAGGTGTTTTTTGCCGGGGCGAGGATTGCGAGCGGTTCCTTGAAGGTTTGCGCGAGCTGAGCTGTGCGCTGGAAATTCGGGTGTATGCATACTGCCCGATGACTAACCATGTGCATCTGTTGCAGGGGCCGGGCGAGGAGGTCGCGGCGATAGGGTGGCTGACTAAGGTTCTGGCGGCGAGTACCACGCGGTATTGCAATCAGATCGAGGGGCTGATCCGGTACGTTGTGGGAAGGACGTTATAA